In Colletotrichum higginsianum IMI 349063 chromosome 1, whole genome shotgun sequence, the DNA window CAGCGAAGGTGCCACGGGCTCCCTAGATTGTTGGTGTCGGCTGCTCGGTCGGGATCTGGGTCTAGGACTTTCACTCCCGTAAAAGGGCTTCAGaccgggcggcggcgtaaGTCCAATGGTGATATTCGAACCTCCGCTATAGCTGCCGACATGTTCAGGAGTACCCGGTGGAAGCGCTGGGAATAAGCTGAAATCGGTCAAGTTGGCCTGCTTGGTAGGCGGAGTGCTAGCCCCGTCCAGCGCCAGCTTATTCATAAGATGCGCGGGGTCATGGGAGAATATGCACGTGTCTCCTGCCAAGCAGTTGCCCATAACCCAGTATCTTGAGCCATGTTAGTTGCAATTTCATGCCAAGAAAGACAGCTGGGCATATACTTACTTGCAAAGGTGGTTGCTCAAGTCGTGGCTGAACCTGCAGTCTGCTCTAAGGCATTGCCCAGTGGACATGTAGAATTTGCAGATGACACCCGATCGTTGTCCGGCCGGTGTAGTAGGGCGGCCTTCCGCGGCCAGGGCTTTCCCAATAAGAGAGATCTTATTCTCTTCGGGTTGTGGACTGCTATAGCCGTTCTCTTGCGCCTGGCTCTCCATGATGGACACGATTGTGGCACTGAGATCGTACCCATGGACTGCAAGGGCGGCTTCGATTTCTTCATCAGTCCGTGTCTGGCCGAGGATTGAACGGAGCATATCGTAAGGGGACATGTCAGCCTGTTGCGACGACATGGAAGAGAATtcaggggcggcggcgtttAAGCCGCTCGAGGTCCCAACAGATGACGTGACACTGATGGCATCATCCGCCACTAGCCACTCTACATTCTCCGTCTGATAATCGCCAAAGGTTTCTTGGGAAGGCGACTTGTCGCTGGCGAACTCGTACGCGTTCAGGTTAGGGCTATGAGGTATAGCAGGTGTCGCAAAGGCGAGTCTTGGAGAAGGACGCGGtgaggagaagggagaggCGGCCGATGACTTCGTTCTTGTGAAGGAGGGAGTGAAGGATGGGGTGAAGGACGGGACAAAGCCCGGAGGGGCAAGTGGACTGACTCCAAGGCGCGGAGATCCCGAGAGAGGGGTGGCATTGCCGCGCCAAGATGCGGGCGACGGCCGTCGCAGGATGGTCTGGCGgatgggaggaggagaggccGCAGCTCCGCCTCCATCACGGTATCGCCATAGTACATCGAGGATCGCATTGTCTAGTGAGGAGCCGTTCAGGGTCGTCTGGCTTCGTAGGAGATCTTCGAGTTTGTCCGTCTtgtcttcgtcctcgagggtGACATCCTGGAGGATAGGGAGACAAATATCGTAGTGCTCGTCGGAAACCATGATTGCGCGGTTCGGGGATGAAGCGCGCAGCCCTCGAAGAACAGGAACAGGTAGCAAGGGTGCGTTAAGGATATGTATTGTTTGCGTATGTAATGTTTGGAGCCGAGGTCGAAGCGGCGCGTCTATGTATGGTATTCGGCCTTGTGGTGGAGCAACTACTATGTAAGGCAGGCGGCGGGAAGGGCTGAGTTGGGTGTTGACGTCGGGATGTCAGCCTTTGCGGATCGCCGTTTTAGGCGCGTTCGAGCAAACGGCGGGCCGGTTGAGCAACGTCGATATTACGGAGAGAAGATTGCGCTAGAGCTTCGTGTATACTTCGAGGAGTAAGAGTGCTCGAAGGAAAGCGAGCGAAGCGGTGATGGGCGATGGGAGCGAAGTTGATGGGCGGGACTGGATGGTTCCGTCACATGGTTTCGGAGCCAGGGGCAGAGGGGGGGTcgtcttgagcttcttgttTGGATGAGGCGGTCGATGTTCACAGCACACAAAGTAAGAGACGGTAAGTGCCTCGTTTGTTTGTGCCTCGCGTTCTCGCGAGCTTTGCTTTGTTGTCAGCCGTTGAAAGGGCTGGGGAAGCGAAACGCGAGGGATCGGAGGTGAGAGTTGGAGTTGGAGACGATGGTCTGAGTGGTGGTAGGAAACGCGGCCGAGTGCACGTCGTCCCCTTCAGCTGATGGTCGACTAACTGGGACCAGGAACTGGGACAGAGGCGGGAGGTAAGGTGAGTTGCGGTGCTTGAGGTGCGTGCTTCCTGCACCCCCGCTGCTGCGCTGCTACTGGCACTAGCAGAGACGGACTGCCAATGGATGTGGGTGCGTGCAGGAGGTTGAGGTAAGCCTGTGTACCACCGATCAGCTGGCGGCCGACAGCTAGCTACGTCCTGGGGCCAGTCGGGGAAATAGATACGTACAAAGTACTGTCGGAGTTAAAGGGCGGGGAGGGATCCAACAGCCATCCACTGAGCGATCAGGGTTCGAACGTGGGGTCGCTCCTCCACTGAGGTAACGCCTTTTCCTCTCACCACATCCCCAGTCTCAAGAACCACCTTAGGGAGGTAAGTAGGTAGACAGTCGAGGGTTTTAGATTTCGCTGACATGAAATAATGTGTTGAACGACCTGGGTATCTTGGGACTGAACAGCATAAAGATGCGCTTTCAGAAGATGGCATGAGCAAATCGTATCTGCCACGATAGCCCTGGGGCGTCATTGATAGAACTTATCTGATTCCGTTTGTTCTCTCTTAATTGAGAAACAATAAGACCCTAGCACCCTGTATTTATTTAGCAATAAGGCAGCGGTTGctaagaagaaaaagagaaagagagagaaaaagagagagtgGAAGAGAGGCCAGGTAGCAGGCAAGTAGGGTATCAGTGACTGCATGTTCTCACTAAGATCCTGAATCGCAAACTTTATGGCTCTCCCTACTACAGTCGTTGTAAACACTTCATTCTTTTTATCTAATTGTGTACACATCTAACTCAATAAAAACACCGGTCCAGTTCCACTACTTCAGATATGTTGTGTCTGAATGACTCGACGACTTGTTGTCCCTCTTTCAATTTTAGCATCGGCATTGTAGAGACAACCCAACGACCCGTTTGTGTGACATTCAAGAAATGCATTGTTCCATCCACTCTGGGAATGATGTGTTTAGCATTACGCCTATGAAACGTTGTGCTGTATTCAAAAGGCCAGTGCCTCCCAGTCCGTTTTCTAAGTAGGTATATCATGAGTCGTCAGCACAAGTGCGCTTGTCGTGCAATGGCTTAAGGcacctcctcatcctccagATCACCACCAAATCCAAAGCTAAAGCCACCCTCATCAGTCTTGGTatcaccgccgcccacaGCATCCTCCcattttctctttttctggGTGTTCCTCTTTTCCAGAGCCTGGAGCGCTTCTTCTAGGAGATCCGGCTGATCCTGCCGCAGTCGCTCAACAAACAGTCCATACGGGTCAGTCACGTCCTGCTTGAAACCCGTAACCTGGTCTGCCTTGTCCCTGAGAAAGGACACAACCTCGGAGAGCTGGCTTTTAGGGACGAAGTTCTGCGTCAGAGCGATGCCGCTCTCCAGGTTGACAACCAGATGCCACCATCCACTGGGCACATGCAGAATTTCACCCTTGTTGCAGATGCCCTCGATGCACTCGGGCAACTGGCGCGCTTCTGCATGGAACTCGAGAAGCCACTCCGCGATGCTCAGAGG includes these proteins:
- a CDS encoding Smr domain-containing protein; translation: MVSDEHYDICLPILQDVTLEDEDKTDKLEDLLRSQTTLNGSSLDNAILDVLWRYRDGGGAAASPPPIRQTILRRPSPASWRGNATPLSGSPRLGVSPLAPPGFVPSFTPSFTPSFTRTKSSAASPFSSPRPSPRLAFATPAIPHSPNLNAYEFASDKSPSQETFGDYQTENVEWLVADDAISVTSSVGTSSGLNAAAPEFSSMSSQQADMSPYDMLRSILGQTRTDEEIEAALAVHGYDLSATIVSIMESQAQENGYSSPQPEENKISLIGKALAAEGRPTTPAGQRSGVICKFYMSTGQCLRADCRFSHDLSNHLCKYWVMGNCLAGDTCIFSHDPAHLMNKLALDGASTPPTKQANLTDFSLFPALPPGTPEHVGSYSGGSNITIGLTPPPGLKPFYGSESPRPRSRPSSRHQQSREPVAPSLDDADAFPTLGSAAAKQSKKHHGKRGGHGHNHKENFTPNSLAEIVKMSPSPGPASLRQDPKKIGRNGSASSVRNGENSAAAQAILSPKHIPWLETGERANKSYLKARQEAIKHGGLRNKFLQSAAQAWNRNDARAAKALSLRGQSENDLMRKAHREAARELYEERNKANANNIEIYVDLHGLHPEEAVEYLERVLMENVKESRPIYAITGTGHHSKNGKDKVGKAIRNFLNEWRYAYREFSVPGDRNNMGGILGIDARSYDKALAREGTSSADDSKEEVDILSQGVEIGDGKVRLLVRDPPKGPSGRR